From a single Sinorhizobium sp. RAC02 genomic region:
- a CDS encoding nicotinate phosphoribosyltransferase yields MNLTNFILNTDSYKFSHYLQYPPETRAISSYVEARGHSEQAEVLFFGLQMFLKEYLSKPVTEADVDEAEAIVTAHGLPFNRAGWTHIVNKHGGFLPLSIEALPEGTLVRRGVPVAQVVNTDPDCYWLTSYIETSLLRAIWYPSTVASNSRKVKQIIQPILDKTCDDPAAVLPFRLHDFGARGTTSFEQAGIGGVAHLVNFMGTDTVSAVLFARRYYGADMAGFSIPASEHSTMTSWGQEHEADAYGNMIDKFGAKGLYAVVSDSYDINNAVTEIWGKQLKDRVQSAGGTLVVRPDSGDPVETPVQVVRQLAYAFGTHLNAKGYKVLDNSVRVIQGDGISPGDIGLILGRLEAFGFSAENIAFGMGAGLLQKVNRDTYSFAMKANARQDTQGAWHDVFKRPATMNLKASKGGRQAVVAGAGGLEAVRSDQLVGRENLLQPVWRDGQLLRDWTFDEIRARAV; encoded by the coding sequence ATGAACCTCACCAACTTCATCCTCAACACCGACAGCTACAAGTTCAGCCACTACCTGCAATACCCGCCGGAAACTCGCGCCATCTCCTCCTATGTCGAGGCACGCGGCCATTCCGAGCAGGCGGAAGTGCTGTTCTTTGGCCTCCAGATGTTCCTCAAGGAATATCTCTCGAAACCGGTGACGGAAGCGGATGTGGACGAGGCCGAAGCGATCGTGACGGCGCACGGCCTGCCGTTCAACCGCGCGGGCTGGACGCATATCGTCAACAAACATGGTGGCTTCCTGCCGCTCTCCATCGAGGCGCTGCCGGAGGGCACGTTGGTGCGCCGTGGCGTACCGGTTGCGCAGGTCGTCAACACAGATCCCGACTGCTACTGGCTGACCTCCTATATCGAGACCTCGCTTCTGCGCGCCATCTGGTATCCGAGCACGGTCGCCTCGAACTCGCGCAAGGTGAAGCAGATCATCCAGCCGATCCTCGACAAGACCTGCGACGACCCTGCCGCCGTCTTGCCTTTCCGCCTGCACGATTTTGGCGCGCGTGGAACCACGAGCTTCGAGCAGGCGGGCATCGGTGGCGTGGCCCATCTCGTCAATTTCATGGGCACGGATACGGTGAGCGCGGTGCTCTTTGCACGCCGCTACTACGGTGCGGACATGGCTGGGTTTTCGATCCCGGCATCGGAGCACTCGACAATGACCTCCTGGGGCCAGGAGCATGAAGCGGATGCCTATGGCAACATGATCGACAAGTTCGGCGCCAAGGGGCTCTATGCCGTCGTGTCGGACAGCTACGACATTAACAATGCCGTCACGGAAATCTGGGGCAAGCAGCTCAAGGACCGGGTGCAGTCTGCCGGCGGCACGCTCGTCGTCCGGCCGGATAGCGGCGACCCGGTGGAGACGCCGGTGCAGGTCGTGCGCCAGCTCGCCTATGCCTTTGGCACGCACCTCAATGCCAAGGGTTACAAGGTGCTGGACAACAGCGTGCGCGTCATCCAGGGCGACGGCATTTCGCCGGGCGATATCGGTCTCATCCTCGGTCGGCTGGAGGCTTTCGGCTTCTCGGCGGAGAACATCGCCTTCGGCATGGGCGCGGGGCTTTTGCAGAAGGTCAATCGCGACACCTATTCCTTCGCCATGAAGGCCAATGCGCGGCAGGACACGCAGGGCGCCTGGCATGACGTGTTCAAGCGCCCGGCGACCATGAACCTCAAGGCCTCGAAGGGTGGCCGACAGGCCGTAGTAGCAGGCGCCGGCGGTCTGGAAGCCGTCCGCAGCGACCAGCTGGTGGGCCGCGAGAACCTGCTTCAACCGGTCTGGCGCGACGGCCAGCTGCTGCGCGACTGGACCTTCGACGAGATCCGTGCCCGCGCCGTCTGA
- a CDS encoding class I SAM-dependent methyltransferase yields the protein MHDVSHHQSVGIRGHLAKAYSGASLDAQSFQEFPVVLDRLTQLKMCLAIAPEDAIALEFGVYTGGSLRTLALANKTRLFTGFDSFQGLPEPWHRSETSTYPAGHFKLKSLPLMPGNVTLVAGFIEDTLPPWLAENAGAIGFVHIDVDLYSAAKFVLQSIKERLVDGAVIVFDELADWKDQGVYPLWREGEWKAFDEWLAETGFSYRILSRGERFEAAVQIFKTSPKARTASEELALATKMWEQGAQTQAVDFLKDALKAKPEWVGGHHRLAVWQTKLRQTDDALSTIATIWATAQQKPGDTTAADFLRMRAENLLRTGEIDGAWEDIQLFRERRPNHVGGLNLYAVVASRRRDHESATKAWNQAFQLSGSSDYREKAETEKLLSSIRPEFRQMKFSGLMIQHIVDERNFTTVLDIGSGAGEQAAALRQSKKIVTELDYGESHYFQQNPDGSGAMVGDFLKIDFSETYDCVIASHVLEHQLNVNAFLKKVHSVVREGGIVAISVPPLKHNIVGGHVTLWNAGLLLYNLVLAGFDCRKPWIRQYGYNISVVVEKRSILPAGLVFDNGDINRIAHFLPDGFAEGFNGDIRSFG from the coding sequence GTGCATGACGTATCGCATCATCAATCGGTGGGCATTCGCGGTCACCTGGCGAAGGCTTACAGTGGTGCGTCTCTAGATGCTCAGTCGTTTCAAGAATTCCCAGTCGTTCTCGACCGATTGACGCAGTTGAAGATGTGTCTTGCGATTGCACCTGAAGATGCGATTGCGCTCGAGTTTGGAGTGTACACCGGCGGCTCCCTTCGAACCCTGGCGTTAGCCAATAAAACAAGACTTTTTACAGGGTTCGACTCGTTTCAAGGGTTGCCTGAGCCCTGGCACCGAAGTGAGACCAGTACGTATCCGGCCGGACATTTCAAACTCAAAAGCTTGCCGTTGATGCCGGGCAATGTGACGCTCGTTGCTGGATTCATCGAGGATACATTGCCACCATGGCTCGCTGAGAATGCGGGGGCGATCGGCTTCGTGCATATCGACGTTGATCTCTACAGTGCGGCAAAGTTCGTGCTTCAATCGATCAAGGAGAGGTTAGTCGACGGTGCCGTAATCGTGTTCGACGAACTGGCCGACTGGAAGGATCAAGGAGTGTATCCGCTATGGCGGGAAGGAGAGTGGAAAGCGTTCGACGAATGGCTCGCGGAAACTGGCTTCAGCTATCGCATCCTATCTAGGGGGGAGCGGTTTGAAGCGGCTGTCCAGATATTCAAAACGTCGCCCAAGGCACGCACCGCTTCGGAGGAGCTCGCTCTTGCCACGAAAATGTGGGAGCAGGGTGCCCAGACTCAAGCGGTAGATTTTTTGAAGGACGCCCTCAAGGCAAAGCCAGAATGGGTGGGTGGGCATCATCGACTTGCAGTGTGGCAAACGAAATTGCGCCAAACAGACGACGCACTTTCTACGATCGCCACGATCTGGGCAACTGCCCAGCAGAAGCCTGGCGATACAACCGCAGCTGATTTTTTACGCATGCGGGCGGAGAATCTGCTTCGCACGGGCGAAATCGACGGAGCCTGGGAAGATATCCAGCTTTTCCGTGAGCGCCGGCCAAATCATGTGGGCGGGTTGAACCTTTATGCTGTGGTAGCCAGCCGCAGACGCGACCACGAGTCCGCAACAAAGGCCTGGAATCAGGCGTTCCAGCTAAGCGGCTCGTCAGATTACCGCGAAAAAGCAGAGACGGAAAAACTGCTTTCTTCAATCCGGCCCGAATTTCGCCAAATGAAATTCAGCGGACTTATGATTCAGCATATTGTCGATGAGCGGAATTTTACGACTGTCTTGGACATTGGCAGCGGTGCTGGTGAGCAAGCTGCAGCACTAAGGCAAAGCAAAAAGATTGTAACTGAGTTGGACTACGGTGAAAGCCACTACTTCCAGCAGAATCCAGATGGAAGTGGCGCCATGGTCGGGGACTTCCTGAAGATCGACTTCAGTGAAACCTATGATTGCGTTATCGCTTCACATGTTCTCGAACACCAATTGAACGTCAATGCCTTCCTAAAGAAGGTACACAGTGTTGTTCGCGAAGGCGGAATTGTGGCAATCTCCGTTCCGCCATTGAAGCATAACATTGTTGGCGGGCATGTGACGCTCTGGAATGCCGGATTACTCTTGTACAACTTGGTATTGGCAGGCTTCGATTGCAGGAAGCCATGGATCCGGCAATATGGTTACAACATCTCGGTTGTCGTCGAAAAACGCAGTATTTTGCCGGCGGGCTTGGTTTTCGACAACGGCGACATCAACAGAATAGCGCACTTTCTGCCCGATGGCTTCGCAGAGGGCTTCAACGGAGATATCCGCTCGTTTGGCTGA
- the rpsA gene encoding 30S ribosomal protein S1 yields MSQANPTREDFAALLQESFATNDLAEGYVAKGIVTAIEKDVAIIDVGLKVEGRVPLKEFGAKSKDGTLKVGDEVEVYVERIENALGEAVLSREKARREESWAKLEVKFEAGERVEGVIFNQVKGGFTVDLDGAVAFLPRSQVDIRPIRDVTPLMHNPQPFEILKMDKRRGNIVVSRRTVLEESRAEQRSEIVQNLEEGQVVDGVVKNITDYGAFVDLGGIDGLLHVTDMAWRRVNHPSEILSIGQQVKVQIIRINQETHRISLGMKQLESDPWDGIGTKYPTGKKISGTVTNITDYGAFVELEPGIEGLIHISEMSWTKKNVHPGKILSTSQEVDVVVLEVDPTKRRISLGLKQTLENPWQAFAHSHPAGTEVEGEVKNKTEFGLFIGLDGDVDGMVHLSDLDWNRPGEQVIEEFNKGDVVKAVVLDVDVDKERISLGIKQLGKDSVGDAATSGDLRKNAVVSAEVIAINDGGIEVKLVNHEDLTSFIRRNDLSRDRDEQRPERFSVGQTVDARVLNFSKKDRKIQLSIKALEIAEEKEAVAQFGSSDSGASLGDILGAALKNRNNAE; encoded by the coding sequence ATGTCTCAAGCAAACCCCACGCGCGAAGATTTCGCAGCCCTGCTGCAGGAATCTTTTGCCACCAACGATCTCGCCGAAGGCTATGTTGCCAAGGGTATCGTTACAGCCATCGAAAAGGACGTCGCCATCATCGACGTCGGCCTCAAGGTTGAAGGCCGCGTACCGCTGAAGGAATTCGGTGCCAAGTCCAAGGACGGCACGCTGAAGGTCGGCGACGAAGTCGAAGTCTATGTCGAGCGCATCGAAAACGCGCTGGGCGAAGCTGTTCTGTCGCGCGAAAAGGCTCGCCGCGAAGAGAGCTGGGCCAAGCTCGAAGTCAAGTTCGAAGCCGGCGAGCGCGTTGAAGGCGTCATCTTCAACCAGGTCAAGGGTGGCTTCACCGTCGATCTCGACGGCGCCGTTGCCTTCCTGCCGCGTTCGCAGGTCGACATCCGTCCGATCCGCGACGTCACGCCGCTCATGCACAACCCGCAGCCCTTCGAAATCCTCAAGATGGACAAGCGTCGCGGCAACATCGTTGTTTCGCGCCGTACGGTTCTTGAAGAGTCGCGCGCCGAGCAGCGTTCTGAAATCGTTCAGAACCTCGAAGAAGGTCAGGTTGTTGACGGCGTCGTCAAGAACATCACCGATTACGGTGCGTTCGTTGACCTCGGCGGCATCGACGGCCTGCTGCACGTCACCGACATGGCCTGGCGCCGCGTCAACCACCCGTCGGAAATCCTGTCCATTGGCCAGCAGGTCAAGGTTCAGATCATCCGCATCAACCAGGAAACCCACCGTATCTCGCTCGGCATGAAGCAGCTCGAGTCGGATCCGTGGGATGGCATCGGCACCAAGTACCCGACCGGCAAGAAGATTTCCGGTACGGTTACGAACATCACCGACTACGGTGCGTTCGTCGAGCTGGAGCCGGGCATCGAAGGCCTGATCCACATCTCCGAAATGTCCTGGACCAAGAAGAACGTTCACCCCGGCAAGATCCTGTCCACCAGCCAGGAAGTTGACGTGGTCGTTCTCGAAGTCGACCCGACGAAGCGCCGCATCTCGCTCGGTCTCAAGCAGACCCTCGAGAACCCGTGGCAGGCATTCGCGCATAGCCACCCGGCTGGCACGGAAGTTGAAGGCGAAGTCAAGAACAAGACCGAATTCGGCCTGTTCATCGGCCTCGACGGCGACGTCGACGGCATGGTGCACCTGTCGGACCTCGACTGGAACCGTCCGGGCGAGCAGGTCATCGAAGAGTTCAACAAGGGCGACGTCGTCAAGGCTGTCGTTCTGGATGTGGACGTCGACAAGGAGCGTATCTCGCTCGGCATCAAGCAGCTTGGCAAGGACTCGGTCGGCGATGCCGCCACGTCCGGCGACCTGCGCAAGAATGCCGTCGTTTCGGCTGAAGTCATCGCGATCAACGATGGCGGCATCGAAGTGAAGCTCGTCAACCACGAAGACCTCACGTCGTTCATCCGCCGCAACGACCTGTCGCGTGACCGTGACGAACAGCGTCCGGAGCGTTTCTCGGTCGGCCAGACCGTTGACGCCCGCGTCCTGAACTTCTCGAAGAAGGATCGCAAGATCCAGCTTTCGATCAAGGCTCTGGAAATCGCTGAAGAGAAGGAAGCCGTCGCACAGTTCGGTTCGTCCGATAGCGGCGCTTCGCTCGGCGACATCCTCGGCGCGGCTCTGAAGAACCGCAACAACGCCGAGTAA
- a CDS encoding DUF6665 family protein: MTVRPPQALAPSFTKDTGLNILEYELMSERADALGRHGLKVEKALALLSERLAAGCGNGEREDLLNDAADKVWAFFIQREMCGLRSQKDAVRRYGIPPEVIARLGIVRRKA, from the coding sequence ATGACGGTTCGCCCGCCACAGGCCCTTGCCCCCTCCTTCACCAAGGATACAGGGCTCAATATCCTCGAATACGAGTTGATGTCCGAGCGGGCCGATGCGCTCGGCCGGCACGGGCTGAAGGTCGAGAAGGCGCTGGCGCTGCTCAGTGAACGCCTTGCCGCGGGATGCGGCAATGGCGAACGCGAAGACCTGCTGAACGACGCGGCCGACAAGGTCTGGGCCTTCTTCATCCAGCGGGAAATGTGCGGCCTGCGCAGCCAGAAGGACGCCGTCCGCCGCTACGGCATTCCGCCCGAGGTGATTGCAAGGCTCGGTATCGTGCGGCGGAAGGCGTAG
- the rsgA gene encoding ribosome small subunit-dependent GTPase A: MTGSNLPPSLERLGWSGFFAAQVEPAEADLAPRRVASVHRARIDTIDTTGPVGFELPASANTADFAVGDWVLADPLTGMFVRRLDRKTVFQRRAEGGHGQQLAAANVDTLFIVTSCNADFNLGKLERYLIMANQAGTNPVIVLTKADTADDAGLFEQQAKALQRDLPVIVLNARSGDAVSLLKPWCGAGQTVALVGSSGVGKSTLVNTLAGPASGTMQKTGGIREHDAQGRHTTTARSLHAISGGGWVIDTPGIRTLYVSDVTDAIDTLFAEITDLTPLCRFRDCTHVHEPGCAVQAAVATGTLSADRLERWRSLLAENRDRTPVVSGPRGNKIVRKKKY; the protein is encoded by the coding sequence TTGACCGGTTCCAACCTGCCCCCATCGCTTGAACGGCTCGGCTGGTCGGGTTTCTTCGCCGCTCAGGTCGAGCCAGCCGAAGCGGATCTCGCGCCCAGGCGCGTCGCCTCGGTTCACCGGGCCCGTATCGACACGATCGATACCACCGGACCGGTGGGATTTGAGCTGCCAGCTAGCGCCAACACTGCTGATTTTGCGGTGGGCGATTGGGTTCTTGCCGATCCCCTGACAGGCATGTTTGTCCGCCGTCTCGATCGAAAGACCGTGTTCCAGCGGCGCGCGGAAGGCGGACACGGCCAGCAGCTTGCCGCCGCCAACGTGGATACGCTGTTTATCGTGACCTCGTGCAATGCCGATTTCAACCTTGGAAAGCTGGAACGCTACCTGATCATGGCCAACCAGGCGGGAACCAATCCGGTGATCGTGCTGACCAAGGCTGACACCGCCGATGACGCGGGCCTATTCGAACAGCAAGCCAAGGCGCTGCAGCGTGATTTGCCCGTCATTGTCTTGAATGCGCGCTCGGGCGATGCCGTTTCCCTGCTGAAGCCCTGGTGCGGTGCTGGCCAGACAGTGGCGCTGGTGGGGTCCTCCGGCGTCGGAAAGTCGACGCTGGTGAACACTCTGGCCGGGCCGGCATCCGGCACAATGCAGAAGACCGGAGGGATCCGTGAGCATGATGCACAGGGCCGGCACACCACGACCGCACGATCGCTGCATGCCATTTCAGGCGGCGGTTGGGTTATCGATACGCCGGGAATACGAACGCTCTACGTCAGCGATGTTACCGACGCGATCGATACGCTGTTTGCCGAAATCACCGACCTGACCCCGCTTTGCCGATTTCGCGACTGCACCCATGTCCACGAACCGGGCTGCGCCGTGCAGGCGGCTGTCGCCACCGGGACCCTCAGCGCCGACCGTCTGGAACGCTGGCGCAGCCTTCTTGCGGAAAACCGCGACCGAACGCCGGTCGTCAGCGGACCACGCGGCAACAAGATCGTCCGCAAGAAGAAATACTGA
- the aroA gene encoding 3-phosphoshikimate 1-carboxyvinyltransferase → MSHGASARPATARKSSGLSGTVRIPGDKSISHRSFMFGGLASGETRITGLLEGEDVINTGKAMQAMGAKIRKDGDTWIINGLGNGALLAPQAPLDFGNAGTGCRLTMGLVGVYDFDSTFIGDASLTKRPMGRVLNPLREMGVQVTADAGDRLPVTLRGPKTPTPITYRVPMASAQVKSAVLLAGLNTPGITTVIEPIMTRDHTEKMLQGFGANLSVETDADGVRTIRLEGRGKLTGQVIDVPGDPSSTAFPLVAALLVPGSDVTILNVLMNPTRTGLILTLQEMGANIDVLNPRLAGGEDVADLRVRSSELKGVTVPEDRAPSMIDEYPVLAVAAAFAEGTTVMNGLEELRVKESDRLSAVAIGLKLNGVDCDEGEASLVVRGRPDGKGLGNASGAAVATHLDHRIAMSFLVMGLVSENPVTVDDATMIATSFPEFMDLMAGLGAKIELNA, encoded by the coding sequence ATGTCGCACGGCGCCAGTGCACGGCCCGCAACCGCCCGCAAGTCCTCCGGCCTTTCCGGGACCGTTCGCATCCCCGGTGACAAGTCGATTTCTCACCGTTCCTTCATGTTCGGCGGGCTTGCTAGCGGTGAAACCCGCATCACGGGCCTGCTCGAAGGCGAGGACGTGATCAATACGGGCAAGGCGATGCAGGCCATGGGCGCCAAGATCCGCAAGGATGGCGACACCTGGATCATCAATGGTCTTGGCAATGGTGCGTTGCTGGCACCGCAGGCGCCGCTCGATTTCGGCAATGCCGGCACCGGCTGCCGCCTGACCATGGGCCTCGTCGGCGTCTATGATTTCGATTCCACCTTCATCGGTGATGCGTCGCTCACCAAGCGCCCGATGGGCCGCGTGCTCAATCCGTTGCGCGAAATGGGCGTGCAGGTGACCGCTGACGCTGGCGATCGCCTGCCGGTGACGCTGCGCGGTCCGAAAACGCCGACGCCGATCACCTATCGCGTGCCGATGGCGTCCGCCCAGGTGAAATCCGCCGTGCTGCTTGCCGGCCTCAACACGCCGGGCATCACGACGGTCATCGAGCCGATCATGACGCGTGACCACACCGAAAAGATGCTGCAGGGTTTTGGCGCCAACCTCTCCGTCGAGACAGATGCGGACGGTGTTCGCACGATCCGGCTTGAAGGTCGCGGCAAGCTCACGGGCCAGGTCATCGACGTGCCGGGCGATCCGTCTTCGACGGCCTTCCCACTGGTCGCCGCCCTTCTGGTTCCGGGGTCCGACGTGACGATCCTCAATGTGCTGATGAACCCGACCCGCACCGGCCTTATCCTGACGCTTCAGGAAATGGGTGCGAATATCGACGTCCTGAACCCGCGCCTTGCCGGCGGCGAAGACGTGGCGGACCTGCGCGTGCGTTCCTCCGAACTCAAGGGTGTGACGGTGCCGGAAGACCGCGCCCCGTCGATGATCGACGAATATCCGGTACTCGCCGTCGCCGCCGCTTTTGCGGAGGGCACGACGGTGATGAACGGCCTCGAGGAACTGCGCGTCAAGGAAAGCGACCGTCTTTCCGCCGTGGCGATCGGCCTGAAGCTCAACGGCGTCGACTGCGACGAGGGCGAAGCCTCGCTCGTCGTGCGCGGCCGCCCGGACGGCAAGGGCCTCGGCAATGCCTCGGGTGCTGCCGTCGCAACGCATCTCGACCACCGCATCGCCATGAGCTTCCTCGTCATGGGCCTCGTCTCGGAAAACCCGGTGACCGTCGATGACGCGACGATGATTGCGACGAGTTTTCCGGAGTTCATGGACCTGATGGCGGGCCTGGGCGCGAAGATTGAACTGAACGCTTAA
- the cmk gene encoding (d)CMP kinase, whose product MKTIAIDGPAAAGKGTLSRRIAEDYGFHHLDTGLTYRATAKALLDRGLPLDDETVAADVARNLDLGGLDRSVLSAHAIGEAASKIAVMPSVRRALVEAQRNFAAREPGTVLDGRDIGTVVCPDAPVKLYVTASPEVRAKRRYDEILAGGGVADFETILDDIRRRDERDMGRADSPLKPADDAHLLDTSEMSIEAAFSAAKSFIDAALKQ is encoded by the coding sequence ATGAAGACGATTGCCATCGACGGTCCTGCTGCTGCCGGCAAGGGGACGCTGTCGCGCCGCATTGCGGAAGACTACGGCTTTCATCATCTCGATACGGGTCTGACCTACCGGGCAACGGCGAAGGCATTGCTGGACCGCGGCCTGCCGCTTGACGACGAGACTGTCGCCGCCGATGTGGCGCGCAATCTCGATCTCGGCGGGCTCGACCGCTCGGTGCTGTCCGCGCATGCCATCGGCGAGGCGGCGTCCAAGATTGCCGTCATGCCCTCCGTGCGCCGGGCTTTGGTCGAGGCGCAGCGGAATTTTGCGGCGCGCGAGCCCGGAACGGTGCTCGATGGGCGCGATATCGGCACGGTGGTTTGCCCGGATGCGCCGGTAAAACTCTACGTTACGGCCTCGCCTGAGGTGCGCGCGAAGCGTCGTTACGACGAGATCCTCGCCGGCGGTGGGGTGGCCGATTTCGAGACGATCCTCGACGATATCCGCCGCCGTGACGAGCGCGACATGGGCCGGGCGGACAGCCCGCTGAAGCCCGCCGACGATGCGCACTTGCTTGATACCTCGGAAATGAGTATAGAGGCGGCGTTTTCGGCGGCAAAGTCGTTCATCGACGCCGCGCTTAAGCAATAG
- the groES gene encoding co-chaperone GroES, translated as MTSTVFRPLHDRVVVRRIEAEAKTKGGIIIPDTAKEKPQEGEIVAVGSGARDESGKVVPLDVKAGDRILFGKWSGTEVKLDGEDLLIMKEADIMGVIA; from the coding sequence ATGACAAGTACCGTTTTCCGGCCGTTGCACGACCGCGTCGTCGTGCGCCGTATCGAGGCTGAAGCCAAGACCAAGGGCGGTATCATCATTCCTGACACCGCCAAGGAAAAACCGCAGGAGGGCGAAATCGTCGCCGTCGGTTCCGGCGCTCGTGACGAGTCCGGCAAGGTCGTCCCGCTGGACGTCAAGGCTGGCGACCGCATCCTGTTCGGCAAGTGGTCGGGCACTGAGGTCAAGCTCGACGGCGAGGACCTTTTGATCATGAAGGAAGCCGACATCATGGGCGTCATCGCCTGA
- a CDS encoding J domain-containing protein, whose translation MTRDSKIFVGLKSTRKKASPSSEPVGPKCQWDGCEKRGTHRAPVGRDAEGLYLLFCLEHVKEYNKGYNFATGLSDADVARYQKEATTGARPTWGAAVSQGSEVPMPFTVRSGSAKALNARKTAAQRQAQRAELQKRKLKVLEAKAFETLGLSPDATPEEIKSRYKERLKMHHPDTNQGNRISEDELRASIEAHKILKLNGFC comes from the coding sequence ATGACCCGTGATTCCAAAATTTTCGTCGGCCTTAAATCCACGCGCAAGAAAGCATCTCCGTCTAGCGAGCCTGTCGGCCCGAAATGTCAATGGGATGGTTGCGAAAAGAGAGGCACGCACCGCGCGCCCGTCGGACGAGACGCCGAAGGCCTGTATCTGCTGTTCTGTCTGGAGCATGTGAAGGAATACAACAAGGGCTACAACTTTGCGACGGGCCTTTCTGATGCAGACGTCGCCCGCTACCAGAAAGAGGCGACGACCGGCGCGCGCCCGACCTGGGGGGCGGCGGTCAGCCAGGGATCCGAAGTCCCGATGCCCTTTACCGTCCGCTCTGGTTCTGCAAAGGCATTGAATGCACGCAAGACCGCGGCCCAGCGCCAGGCGCAAAGAGCCGAACTCCAGAAGCGAAAACTCAAGGTGCTTGAAGCCAAGGCATTTGAGACACTCGGTCTTTCGCCGGATGCGACGCCGGAGGAAATCAAGAGCCGCTACAAGGAAAGGCTCAAGATGCACCATCCCGACACCAACCAGGGAAACCGCATTTCCGAGGATGAGCTTCGCGCTTCAATCGAGGCGCATAAGATTCTCAAGTTGAATGGATTTTGCTGA
- a CDS encoding TIGR02300 family protein, translated as MAKQELGTKRIDPETGKKFYDLNRNPIVSPYTGKSYPLSFFEETAAVAVLEKAAEEEEVNEVDTENTEVELVSLEDADDEAAGADDLPDLGDDEVEIDGDEDDTFLEQDEDDDDDDMTGLIGVTGDEDEA; from the coding sequence GTGGCGAAACAGGAACTCGGAACCAAACGCATCGACCCGGAAACAGGCAAGAAATTCTATGACCTGAACCGCAATCCGATCGTCTCGCCCTATACGGGCAAGTCCTATCCGCTGTCCTTCTTTGAAGAGACGGCTGCGGTTGCGGTTCTCGAAAAGGCGGCCGAGGAAGAGGAAGTCAACGAAGTCGATACCGAGAACACGGAAGTCGAACTCGTCTCGCTCGAGGATGCCGATGACGAAGCAGCGGGCGCTGACGACCTGCCCGATCTCGGCGACGACGAAGTCGAAATCGACGGCGACGAAGACGATACGTTCCTGGAACAGGACGAAGACGACGACGATGACGACATGACCGGCCTGATCGGCGTCACCGGTGACGAAGACGAAGCATAA